The following coding sequences lie in one Arthrobacter sp. SLBN-122 genomic window:
- a CDS encoding VOC family protein has product MGGVVHFEIPADDRERARKFYQEALDWRIEPVPGMDYSMVITADMDDNGQPVAAGAINGGMMAREGQITHPVITVDVPDINATLKRVEQLGGSVVMPKNEIPGMGYTAYFKDSEGNVMGLWENLPAEGEPRRDT; this is encoded by the coding sequence ATGGGCGGAGTAGTGCATTTCGAGATCCCGGCGGATGACCGGGAGCGGGCCAGGAAGTTTTACCAGGAAGCGCTGGACTGGCGGATAGAACCGGTGCCGGGGATGGACTACAGCATGGTCATCACCGCGGATATGGATGACAACGGCCAGCCGGTGGCGGCCGGTGCCATCAACGGCGGAATGATGGCCAGGGAGGGGCAGATCACCCACCCGGTCATCACCGTGGACGTCCCGGACATCAACGCGACGCTGAAGAGGGTTGAGCAGCTGGGCGGGTCGGTGGTCATGCCCAAAAACGAGATTCCCGGCATGGGCTACACGGCCTACTTCAAGGATTCCGAGGGCAACGTGATGGGGCTCTGGGAGAATCTGCCCGCCGAAGGGGAACCACGCCGGGACACCTGA
- a CDS encoding DNA-3-methyladenine glycosylase family protein, which produces MTIAEAPPRLAAAADVSLRWYPEAPYSLSRTLGPLLRGNSDPSFCVQGDVIWNALTTPAGPATMRLAPAGGEAGGPLVDIQAWGPGAASAVKAAPRLLGADDDWRGFDEPSFHATLPRIVREARLRSRAVRLPSSGRMVDQLVPIILEQKVTVIEARRAYRYLVHRYGTPAPPAGTSTPPTLVVAPTATQWLQVPSWEWHKAGVGPQRSATVMRALRSAAALERLAALPALEAAEKMQVIPGIGAWTAAEVVQRTHGCPDSISVGDYHLAAYVGAALTGRRTDDAGMLRLLEPWRGHRQRVVRMIQATGFRKPAFGPRMTIQDHRGH; this is translated from the coding sequence ATGACGATTGCAGAGGCACCTCCCCGGCTGGCAGCCGCGGCGGACGTGTCCCTGCGGTGGTATCCGGAGGCCCCCTACAGCCTTTCCCGCACCCTTGGGCCGCTCCTGCGCGGCAACAGCGATCCTTCCTTCTGCGTGCAGGGTGACGTCATCTGGAATGCGTTGACGACGCCGGCCGGCCCGGCAACCATGCGGCTCGCCCCGGCGGGCGGCGAAGCAGGCGGGCCCCTGGTGGACATCCAGGCGTGGGGCCCCGGCGCCGCTTCGGCGGTGAAGGCAGCGCCCCGGCTCCTGGGGGCCGACGACGACTGGCGGGGTTTCGATGAACCGTCCTTCCATGCCACGCTGCCGCGCATTGTGCGGGAAGCCCGGCTCCGGAGCCGGGCGGTCCGGCTGCCTTCAAGCGGCCGCATGGTGGACCAGCTGGTCCCGATCATCCTGGAACAGAAGGTGACGGTGATCGAGGCCCGGCGTGCCTACCGCTACCTGGTGCACCGCTACGGGACTCCGGCGCCCCCGGCCGGGACGTCCACGCCGCCCACCCTGGTCGTGGCACCGACGGCCACCCAGTGGCTGCAGGTTCCCAGCTGGGAGTGGCACAAGGCCGGGGTGGGACCGCAGCGCTCCGCCACCGTCATGCGCGCCCTGCGTTCCGCCGCCGCGCTTGAACGCCTCGCGGCGCTGCCGGCGCTGGAGGCAGCGGAGAAGATGCAGGTCATCCCGGGGATTGGGGCGTGGACCGCGGCCGAGGTGGTGCAGCGCACCCACGGCTGCCCAGACTCGATCTCGGTGGGCGACTACCACCTCGCGGCCTACGTGGGGGCCGCACTGACCGGACGCCGGACCGACGACGCCGGGATGCTCCGCCTTTTGGAGCCCTGGCGGGGGCACCGCCAGCGCGTGGTCCGGATGATCCAGGCCACGGGCTTCCGCAAGCCCGCCTTCGGCCCGCGGATGACCATCCAGGACCACCGGGGGCACTGA
- a CDS encoding C2 family cysteine protease: protein MAGIYGADVAQLRALGKALTASSARLASTGTALSRDVRDPGQWKGADAEAFRNDWAGTHSLLLGKVVEALAEAGKAAGRHADEQELASGAGGTASRTSAAGGPASKDRGDSTAEYLTGGEHSVARHPDRGEANLAAPELDRLRGLVRAAASSSNFFVGNDTDVNELRDALAGLKPAQLNQLLESLTDDEIRSLGSGAATDGKGLFNGEGTTPFERQQLLDQLLSKASREHVRRLKDLIPWAQPDGTAMGDAARPGGPDPSGPDQWVEPKWPVIGQRPSTDDIKQGQYGDCVVLAAAGAMINADPGWAREHVTDNGNGTVSVLLFDKNGQEQWVSVTSDLPANSKGTQMGAKAGFGGNWPAYVEKALAQVYTEDDNNDGAKEGTPPDQAYPPGNYRAIEGNWGPDAFQYLAGPNIARTSAADDVWEAVRQGRPALVTTLADLPQGAPEGYHTSHAYFVTGLDAEGNILLRNPWGSQYPVLAVTPQDFKDKYQDASVVR, encoded by the coding sequence ATGGCAGGCATTTATGGGGCGGACGTCGCCCAACTTCGCGCCCTGGGAAAGGCCCTGACGGCCTCCTCGGCGCGCCTGGCGTCCACCGGGACGGCGCTTTCGAGGGACGTGCGCGACCCGGGCCAGTGGAAAGGGGCCGACGCCGAGGCGTTCCGGAACGACTGGGCCGGTACCCACAGCCTCCTGCTGGGCAAAGTCGTCGAGGCGCTTGCGGAAGCCGGGAAAGCGGCCGGGCGGCACGCGGATGAGCAGGAACTCGCCAGCGGCGCCGGTGGCACGGCAAGCCGGACCAGCGCTGCTGGAGGCCCCGCCAGCAAGGACCGCGGGGATTCGACAGCCGAGTATCTGACCGGCGGGGAGCATTCTGTGGCTCGCCACCCCGACCGGGGCGAAGCCAACCTGGCCGCGCCGGAATTGGACAGGCTCCGGGGCCTGGTCAGGGCCGCTGCGTCGAGCAGCAACTTCTTTGTGGGCAACGATACGGACGTCAACGAACTCCGTGATGCCCTGGCCGGGCTCAAGCCGGCCCAGCTGAACCAGCTGCTGGAGTCGTTGACCGACGATGAGATCCGCAGCCTGGGCAGCGGCGCCGCAACCGACGGCAAGGGCCTGTTCAACGGCGAGGGAACTACTCCCTTCGAACGGCAGCAACTGCTCGACCAGCTCTTGTCCAAGGCGTCAAGGGAGCACGTGCGCCGGCTGAAAGACCTCATCCCGTGGGCACAGCCGGATGGAACAGCAATGGGAGACGCTGCCAGGCCCGGCGGCCCAGACCCCAGCGGCCCCGACCAGTGGGTGGAGCCCAAGTGGCCAGTAATCGGGCAACGCCCGAGCACTGACGACATCAAGCAGGGCCAGTACGGGGACTGCGTGGTTCTGGCAGCCGCCGGGGCCATGATCAATGCGGATCCCGGCTGGGCCCGCGAGCACGTGACAGACAACGGCAACGGAACCGTTTCTGTCCTGTTGTTTGACAAGAACGGGCAAGAGCAGTGGGTGAGCGTCACCTCCGACCTGCCGGCGAACAGCAAGGGCACACAGATGGGCGCCAAGGCGGGTTTCGGCGGCAACTGGCCGGCCTACGTGGAGAAAGCACTGGCACAGGTATACACCGAAGACGACAACAATGATGGCGCTAAGGAAGGCACGCCCCCGGATCAGGCGTACCCGCCGGGTAACTACCGCGCCATCGAAGGCAACTGGGGACCGGATGCATTCCAGTACCTGGCGGGACCAAACATAGCGCGCACATCTGCTGCCGATGATGTGTGGGAGGCGGTCAGACAGGGGCGCCCCGCTTTGGTGACCACCCTCGCCGACCTGCCCCAAGGTGCCCCAGAGGGTTATCACACCAGCCACGCCTACTTCGTTACCGGTTTGGATGCGGAAGGAAATATTCTCCTGCGGAACCCCTGGGGTTCGCAGTACCCGGTCCTGGCCGTGACGCCACAGGACTTCAAAGACAAGTACCAAGACGCATCGGTGGTGCGCTGA
- a CDS encoding AMP-binding protein gives MRAYTAGDTDVPLLEETIGANFERVAAQFPLHDALIEAAPVPGADARRWSYTKMNDDVDRLARALLALGIAKGERVGIWSPNCAEWTLLQYATAKAGAILVNVNPAYRSHELEFVVKQNGMRMLFTAPSDTNSDYVAMARQALLTCPDLRELVFLPDHGLDGLAAGNPQSDAELTYAELLRRADDVGHAALKARMADLHPHDPINLQYTSGTTGFPKGATLTHHNILNNGYAIGELLGYTERDRVVIPVPFYHCFGMVIGNLNALSHGAATIIPGRGFSPAAALEAVQDFAGTSLYGVPTMFIAELALPDFGSYDLSTLRTGVMAGSLCPIEVMNRVISEMHMVDVAICYGMTETSPVSTMTRKGDTLQQRTETVGRTMPQLESRIVDPATGEELERGQIGELCTRGYAVMAGYWNQPDKTAEAIDADGWMHTGDLARMDDDGYVVVEGRIKDMVIRGGENIYPREIEEFLYTHPDIQDVQVIGVPDARFGEELMACIILKPGAGPLDAGTLAEYCRGRLAHYKIPRYVEVRESFPMTVSGKIRKVQMREEAVARLGL, from the coding sequence ATGCGTGCTTATACAGCCGGGGACACTGACGTCCCGCTCCTGGAGGAAACCATTGGTGCGAACTTTGAGCGCGTGGCCGCGCAGTTCCCCCTCCATGATGCCCTGATTGAGGCCGCGCCGGTGCCGGGCGCCGATGCCCGCCGCTGGAGCTACACCAAGATGAACGACGACGTCGACCGGCTGGCGCGTGCGCTCCTCGCCCTGGGCATCGCCAAGGGGGAGCGGGTGGGCATCTGGAGCCCCAACTGCGCCGAATGGACCCTGCTGCAGTACGCCACCGCCAAGGCGGGCGCCATCCTGGTCAACGTCAACCCGGCCTACCGCAGCCACGAACTGGAATTCGTGGTCAAGCAGAACGGCATGCGCATGCTGTTCACGGCGCCGTCGGACACCAACAGCGACTACGTGGCCATGGCACGGCAGGCCCTGCTGACCTGCCCGGACCTGCGGGAACTCGTCTTCCTCCCGGACCACGGCCTGGACGGGCTGGCAGCAGGCAACCCCCAAAGCGACGCCGAACTCACGTACGCCGAGCTGCTCAGGCGCGCGGACGACGTCGGCCACGCTGCCCTGAAGGCCCGCATGGCCGACCTCCACCCGCACGATCCCATCAACCTGCAGTACACGTCCGGGACCACCGGATTCCCCAAAGGTGCCACGCTCACGCACCACAACATCCTGAACAACGGTTACGCCATCGGCGAGCTGCTGGGGTACACCGAGCGGGACCGCGTGGTCATCCCCGTGCCGTTCTACCACTGCTTCGGCATGGTCATCGGCAACCTCAATGCGCTCAGCCACGGCGCCGCCACCATCATCCCGGGGCGGGGCTTCTCGCCGGCGGCCGCGCTGGAGGCAGTGCAGGACTTCGCCGGGACCTCCCTTTACGGGGTTCCCACCATGTTCATTGCCGAGCTCGCGTTGCCGGACTTCGGCTCCTATGACCTGTCCACGCTCCGCACCGGGGTGATGGCGGGCTCGCTGTGCCCCATCGAGGTGATGAACCGGGTGATTTCGGAGATGCACATGGTGGATGTGGCCATCTGCTACGGCATGACCGAGACCTCGCCCGTCTCCACCATGACCCGCAAGGGGGACACGCTCCAGCAGCGCACGGAGACCGTGGGCAGGACTATGCCGCAACTGGAGAGCCGGATCGTGGACCCTGCCACCGGGGAGGAACTGGAGCGCGGGCAGATCGGCGAGCTCTGCACCCGCGGTTATGCCGTGATGGCAGGGTACTGGAACCAGCCGGACAAGACGGCCGAGGCGATCGACGCCGACGGGTGGATGCACACCGGCGACCTTGCCCGGATGGACGACGACGGATACGTGGTGGTGGAGGGCCGGATCAAGGACATGGTGATCCGGGGCGGCGAAAACATCTACCCGCGCGAAATCGAGGAGTTCCTGTACACACACCCCGACATCCAGGACGTGCAGGTGATCGGGGTCCCGGATGCCAGGTTCGGCGAGGAGCTGATGGCCTGCATCATCCTCAAGCCGGGGGCCGGGCCGCTGGACGCCGGGACGCTCGCCGAGTACTGCCGGGGGCGGCTGGCTCACTATAAGATCCCGCGCTACGTGGAAGTCCGCGAGAGTTTCCCCATGACGGTCTCGGGAAAGATCCGCAAGGTCCAGATGCGCGAGGAAGCAGTGGCCCGGCTGGGGCTCTGA
- a CDS encoding putative quinol monooxygenase, whose amino-acid sequence MSAPIDLIATFIPNEGEFFRVKLALEIAIDEVVNEQGCIRYELTEATEEKLVLTEQWASEEDLDKHSKGTAVQDLNESLSALLAEPVKVERV is encoded by the coding sequence ATGAGTGCACCCATTGACCTGATAGCAACGTTCATCCCCAACGAAGGCGAGTTCTTCCGCGTCAAGCTGGCCCTGGAAATCGCGATCGATGAGGTGGTGAACGAGCAAGGCTGCATCCGTTACGAGTTGACCGAAGCCACGGAGGAAAAGCTGGTCCTCACCGAACAGTGGGCGTCCGAGGAGGACCTGGACAAGCATTCCAAGGGCACCGCCGTACAGGACCTGAACGAGTCGCTCAGCGCGCTGCTGGCCGAACCGGTCAAGGTGGAACGCGTCTGA
- a CDS encoding thioredoxin family protein, whose product MATLDITGEQFASTIEGNDIVLVDFWAEWCGPCKQFGPTYSAVSEKHPDVLFTKVDTEAQQQLAAEAGITSIPTLMAFREKVLVFSQPGALNAQQLEQVVDAVKALDMDEVHAHVARQREEAATAASQPSGPRDTTQDGTQIPDF is encoded by the coding sequence ATGGCTACCCTCGACATCACAGGTGAACAGTTCGCATCCACGATCGAAGGCAACGATATTGTCCTGGTCGATTTCTGGGCAGAATGGTGCGGTCCCTGCAAGCAGTTCGGCCCCACATACTCAGCAGTCTCGGAGAAGCACCCCGACGTCCTCTTCACCAAGGTGGACACCGAAGCCCAGCAGCAGCTCGCGGCGGAGGCAGGCATCACCTCCATCCCCACACTGATGGCTTTCCGCGAAAAGGTGCTGGTGTTCTCGCAGCCCGGCGCGCTGAACGCCCAGCAGCTGGAACAGGTGGTGGACGCGGTGAAGGCACTGGACATGGACGAGGTCCACGCCCATGTGGCCCGCCAGCGTGAGGAAGCGGCCACCGCGGCCAGCCAGCCATCCGGCCCCCGCGACACCACTCAGGACGGCACCCAGATCCCCGATTTCTAA
- a CDS encoding acyl-CoA thioesterase, with the protein MHLLLRTLLMLVRSARRPPLTVWDPSSLPLRVLPTDIDVAMHVNNGMYLSLMDLGRFDLMVRSGVWKRMRRRGWTPVVSAETISFRKSLQLWQDYTIETRIIGLDTKAIFFEQRMVADGEIYARAYIATRLVTKAGPVSQEEIMAEFGAPPADLVLPEWIHEWRASSALPGSRTPAPHLWNASR; encoded by the coding sequence ATGCACCTGCTCCTGAGAACACTGCTCATGCTCGTCCGTTCCGCCCGGCGTCCACCGCTGACCGTATGGGACCCGTCATCCCTGCCGCTGCGTGTCCTGCCCACGGACATCGACGTCGCCATGCACGTCAACAACGGCATGTACTTGTCCCTGATGGACCTGGGCCGGTTCGACCTCATGGTGCGCAGCGGCGTCTGGAAGCGGATGCGCCGCCGCGGCTGGACCCCGGTGGTGTCCGCGGAAACCATCTCCTTCCGCAAATCCCTCCAGTTGTGGCAGGACTACACGATCGAGACCAGGATCATCGGGCTGGACACCAAGGCGATCTTCTTTGAGCAGCGCATGGTGGCCGACGGCGAGATTTACGCACGTGCCTACATCGCCACCCGGCTGGTCACCAAGGCCGGACCGGTCAGCCAGGAGGAGATCATGGCGGAGTTCGGGGCCCCGCCCGCGGACCTGGTGCTCCCCGAATGGATCCACGAATGGCGCGCCTCCAGCGCCCTCCCCGGCAGCCGCACCCCGGCCCCGCACCTGTGGAACGCCAGCCGCTGA
- a CDS encoding LysM peptidoglycan-binding domain-containing protein: MSQPFHPSPDGTSRSFATDEPRTDLNTGRPVISNRLWAGMATAAVVAAVGVGALAAPTTFSGGTTAAAQVAEAASPASPSAAAEPATEAGSSADPGAVSAVAAQAAAPAAEAAPAPAPAEPAPAAPAPEPAPAPEPAGDPNLYTVAPGDTVGVIAASHGVDMNAMLAANGLSAYSTIYPGQTLLLNGPPVAVAAPAPAAAPAPAAAAPPPAAAPAPAPVFVPAAPAIRTIYVAGSGGQSMVDACIGPIHYTPNDGYSLFITEHDFCGGWARFSGIGVGETVSIPGYGTFTVTGRGTVPNPGTTNDVISVFGGFPRAILQTCIPGTSQMLLIALN, from the coding sequence ATGAGCCAGCCTTTCCACCCCTCCCCCGACGGCACCAGCAGAAGCTTCGCCACCGACGAACCGCGGACCGACCTCAACACCGGCCGGCCGGTCATCAGCAACAGGCTGTGGGCCGGAATGGCCACGGCGGCCGTTGTGGCGGCGGTGGGCGTGGGCGCACTGGCCGCACCCACGACTTTCAGCGGAGGTACGACGGCGGCTGCACAGGTGGCAGAGGCCGCCTCACCGGCGTCGCCAAGCGCCGCAGCCGAACCAGCCACGGAGGCCGGGTCATCCGCCGATCCGGGTGCGGTATCGGCGGTGGCGGCACAGGCTGCTGCGCCGGCAGCTGAGGCTGCCCCCGCCCCGGCTCCAGCCGAACCAGCACCGGCGGCACCGGCGCCGGAACCAGCACCCGCCCCCGAACCTGCCGGTGACCCCAACCTGTACACGGTGGCGCCCGGTGACACGGTGGGTGTGATCGCCGCCAGCCATGGCGTGGACATGAACGCCATGCTCGCCGCAAACGGGCTCAGCGCCTACAGCACCATCTACCCTGGCCAGACGCTCCTGCTGAACGGCCCACCCGTGGCAGTGGCTGCGCCGGCTCCGGCTGCGGCGCCTGCCCCTGCCGCCGCGGCACCCCCTCCCGCCGCGGCACCAGCACCGGCGCCGGTTTTCGTGCCCGCAGCACCTGCAATCCGGACCATTTACGTTGCAGGCTCCGGCGGCCAGTCCATGGTTGACGCGTGCATCGGGCCCATCCACTACACGCCCAACGACGGCTACTCACTCTTCATCACGGAGCATGACTTCTGCGGCGGGTGGGCCAGGTTCTCCGGAATCGGCGTGGGTGAGACGGTCAGCATCCCCGGCTATGGAACCTTTACCGTCACGGGGCGCGGGACAGTCCCCAATCCCGGAACCACCAACGACGTCATTTCAGTGTTCGGCGGTTTCCCCCGGGCGATCCTGCAGACTTGCATCCCCGGCACCAGCCAGATGCTCCTGATCGCCCTGAACTGA